Proteins encoded together in one Deinococcus hopiensis KR-140 window:
- a CDS encoding EamA family transporter produces the protein MASSSLPLRSLLLALLITFIWGVNFVVIKWSVAGASPLLVAALRFTVAAFPAVLFVPRPQVPARVLWGYGLAVGVIQFGLLYLAVQLGMSAGVASLLMQTQAFFTALLAARFLGERITPPQMLGMTLAFGGMALIGTAAGGDVTLGGLLLTLVAALGWAVSNLLVRASGGANVFALVIWSSLVAPIPLTLLAGLSAGWSAVAHTLTHSDLAFWAAVLFMGLGNTVLGFGIWSRLIQQHGASRVAPLSLLVPVFGMLASAAVYHEGFPPLKALGALLVFGGLVLHVVGGRARPVPAPTPAD, from the coding sequence ATGGCGTCGTCTTCTCTGCCTCTCCGGAGCCTGCTGCTCGCCCTGCTGATCACGTTCATCTGGGGCGTGAATTTCGTGGTCATCAAGTGGTCCGTGGCGGGGGCGTCGCCGCTGCTCGTCGCGGCGCTGCGCTTCACGGTGGCGGCCTTTCCCGCCGTGCTGTTCGTGCCGCGTCCGCAAGTTCCGGCGCGCGTCCTGTGGGGCTATGGACTGGCGGTGGGCGTCATCCAGTTCGGGTTGCTGTACCTCGCCGTGCAACTGGGCATGAGCGCGGGGGTGGCCTCGCTGCTGATGCAGACGCAGGCGTTTTTCACGGCGCTGCTGGCGGCCCGCTTTCTGGGCGAGCGCATCACGCCGCCGCAGATGCTGGGCATGACGCTCGCGTTCGGCGGAATGGCCCTGATCGGCACAGCGGCGGGCGGGGACGTAACCCTCGGGGGCCTGCTGCTCACGCTGGTGGCGGCGCTGGGGTGGGCGGTGAGCAACCTGCTGGTGCGGGCGTCGGGTGGGGCGAACGTGTTCGCGCTGGTGATCTGGAGCAGCCTCGTCGCGCCCATTCCGCTGACCCTGCTCGCCGGGCTGAGCGCCGGGTGGTCCGCCGTGGCGCACACGCTGACGCATTCGGACCTCGCCTTCTGGGCCGCCGTGCTGTTTATGGGGCTGGGCAACACGGTGCTGGGCTTCGGCATCTGGAGCCGCCTGATTCAGCAGCATGGGGCGTCGCGCGTCGCGCCGCTGTCCCTGCTGGTGCCCGTGTTCGGCATGCTGGCGAGCGCCGCCGTGTACCACGAGGGCTTTCCACCCCTCAAGGCGCTGGGGGCCTTGCTGGTGTTTGGGGGGCTGGTCTTGCATGTGGTGGGGGGAAGGGCGCGCCCCGTCCCCGCCCCGACGCCCGCCGACTGA
- a CDS encoding GNAT family N-acetyltransferase produces MILRTAPHVTLRALRPDDAPILAAYRNHPSVSRYQAWPLPYPPSAAQALTAAMQGRAPGDDGWTQLALADAATDTLLGDVAVRGAGEQAEIGVTLAPHAQGRGVATSGLTLLLDHLFGERQLHRVYASTDPRNLPVARLLTRLGFRHEGTALESYLHRGEWTDDATYALLAREWRARKERP; encoded by the coding sequence ATGATCCTCCGCACCGCCCCTCACGTGACCCTGCGTGCCCTCCGTCCGGACGACGCCCCCATCCTGGCCGCGTACCGCAACCATCCCAGCGTGTCCCGCTATCAAGCGTGGCCGCTGCCCTACCCACCCAGCGCCGCGCAGGCCCTCACCGCCGCCATGCAGGGCCGCGCCCCTGGGGACGACGGATGGACGCAACTCGCGTTGGCCGACGCTGCAACGGACACCTTGCTCGGGGACGTGGCCGTGCGTGGCGCGGGCGAACAGGCTGAAATTGGCGTGACCCTCGCGCCACACGCGCAGGGCCGGGGGGTTGCCACCTCGGGCCTGACCCTGCTGCTCGATCACCTGTTCGGAGAGCGGCAACTCCACCGCGTCTACGCCTCCACCGATCCCCGTAATCTGCCTGTGGCCCGCCTGCTCACCCGCCTGGGGTTTCGGCACGAGGGCACCGCCCTGGAGAGCTACCTGCACCGGGGCGAGTGGACCGACGACGCTACATACGCCCTGCTCGCCCGCGAGTGGCGGGCCAGAAAGGAACGCCCTTGA
- a CDS encoding peptidylprolyl isomerase: MKNKKVVNVLLGVLALMLVVGMAYQFTPNLGSLFGKKQEGTPALTVNGETVTAEDLESLRRGNQVLSSVTTGPLNDDFKTLVVAQKARQVAMTQAAKGIDVSRADVNAEVQKVREQNQLTDDKAWTDALQGAGLTDSRFRAQVRDQLMVQRKVEELKKTAQPATDAEARLYYDLHPDKFATEARIVGRQIVLDDKAKAAELLKQLKGGADFAALAAANSTDATTKARGGALGPIENGQPRAVAQVALPTEVGTAAFALQQGGLTDVLESGGKFYIVKVEKYLAPGTKPFDQAKADAVTAVNEAKKNAVVERWLTDTERAEKIEATDPNWKTQNPSVASVAGQDIPYSDVVAQIAGNEQFSSLLGQVPAEQAAPLVNNLLKPQVVEQLIAVYAAPKIAAAKKLALTGPRAEIAAALAAYGARDVKVTDSDIQAFYSKNSKEFETPASANVTEVSFTDRAQALAFRQSYSGGDVVTAAATLGGTVSERGEVAPGTAQTPGPLDPALESVVFTGKNFKSAGEGSLSEPLKVGQRFVVAYVTDLKKANVQPLAKVRSQIETQVLNQKKQEAGQAFLAKEVAALKPVNNLKKILADQAKRVAAAEPKKETPKAGTGSTGGAGSSTPATGGTKP, encoded by the coding sequence GTGAAGAACAAGAAGGTCGTGAACGTCCTGCTGGGCGTTCTGGCACTCATGCTGGTGGTCGGCATGGCCTACCAGTTCACCCCGAACCTGGGGTCGCTGTTCGGCAAGAAGCAGGAGGGCACCCCCGCCCTGACGGTGAACGGCGAAACCGTCACCGCCGAGGACCTCGAATCGCTGCGTCGCGGCAACCAGGTGCTGAGCAGCGTGACGACAGGCCCCCTGAACGACGACTTCAAGACGCTCGTGGTTGCGCAAAAGGCCCGGCAAGTCGCCATGACGCAGGCAGCCAAGGGCATCGACGTCAGCCGCGCGGACGTGAACGCTGAGGTCCAGAAGGTCCGCGAGCAAAACCAGCTGACCGACGACAAGGCCTGGACCGACGCGCTGCAGGGCGCGGGACTGACCGACTCGCGGTTCCGCGCGCAGGTGCGCGATCAGCTGATGGTGCAGCGCAAGGTCGAGGAGCTGAAAAAGACGGCCCAGCCTGCCACGGACGCCGAGGCCAGGCTGTACTACGACCTGCACCCCGACAAGTTCGCCACCGAGGCCAGGATCGTGGGCCGACAGATCGTGCTGGACGACAAGGCCAAGGCGGCGGAGCTCCTCAAACAGCTCAAGGGTGGGGCCGACTTTGCCGCACTGGCCGCCGCCAACAGCACCGACGCCACCACCAAGGCGCGCGGCGGGGCACTGGGACCTATCGAGAACGGCCAGCCCCGCGCCGTGGCCCAGGTCGCGCTGCCGACCGAGGTGGGCACGGCGGCCTTCGCCCTCCAGCAGGGCGGGCTGACCGACGTCTTGGAGAGCGGCGGCAAGTTCTACATCGTGAAGGTGGAAAAGTACCTCGCGCCCGGCACCAAGCCTTTTGACCAGGCCAAGGCAGACGCCGTAACGGCCGTGAACGAAGCGAAGAAGAACGCGGTGGTGGAGCGCTGGCTCACCGACACCGAGCGCGCCGAGAAGATCGAGGCCACGGACCCCAACTGGAAGACGCAGAACCCGTCGGTGGCGAGTGTGGCGGGGCAAGACATTCCCTACTCGGACGTGGTGGCCCAGATCGCGGGCAACGAGCAGTTCTCCAGCCTGCTGGGACAGGTACCTGCCGAGCAGGCCGCGCCGCTGGTGAACAACCTGCTCAAGCCCCAGGTCGTCGAGCAGTTGATCGCGGTCTACGCGGCGCCCAAGATCGCTGCGGCCAAGAAACTGGCGCTGACGGGTCCCCGCGCTGAAATCGCCGCCGCTCTGGCCGCTTACGGAGCCAGGGACGTGAAGGTCACCGACAGCGATATCCAGGCGTTCTACAGCAAGAACAGCAAGGAATTCGAGACGCCCGCCAGCGCCAACGTGACGGAGGTCAGCTTCACGGACCGCGCGCAGGCGCTCGCCTTCCGCCAGAGCTACAGCGGTGGCGACGTGGTGACGGCGGCCGCCACACTCGGCGGCACCGTCAGCGAACGCGGCGAAGTCGCGCCGGGCACCGCTCAGACGCCCGGCCCCCTCGACCCGGCGCTGGAGTCGGTCGTCTTCACGGGCAAGAACTTCAAGTCCGCCGGCGAAGGCAGCCTCAGCGAACCCCTGAAGGTGGGCCAACGTTTCGTGGTGGCCTACGTGACGGACCTGAAAAAGGCCAACGTACAGCCCCTCGCCAAGGTCCGCAGTCAGATTGAGACGCAGGTGCTGAACCAGAAGAAGCAGGAGGCCGGGCAGGCCTTCCTCGCGAAGGAAGTCGCGGCCCTGAAGCCCGTGAACAACCTGAAAAAGATTCTGGCGGACCAGGCCAAGCGCGTGGCGGCAGCCGAGCCCAAGAAGGAAACGCCCAAGGCGGGAACGGGCAGCACCGGTGGTGCGGGCAGCAGCACCCCGGCGACGGGCGGCACCAAGCCCTAA
- the argC gene encoding N-acetyl-gamma-glutamyl-phosphate reductase gives MTPRIFIDGEAGTTGLQIRARLQGRTDLEVLSIAPARRKDVEARRELLNAADVAVLCLHDDVAREAVALIENPATKVLDASSAHRTASGWAYGFPELMPESRAEIRSARYVSNPGCYATGAIALLRPLTDAGLLPHDTHVSVQGFSGYSGGGRTLVDANEGRGGGEAHPMAGPFKSYALTLTHKHQPEMARHGGLTHTPLFTPHVGGWRQGMLVQIPLHLGPLGVKAEGLHAALVRHYAGERFIRVMPFESGKPADPILDPQALNGTNGLELFVYASPGGEHALLVSRLDNLGKGASGAAVQNLDVMLGLEAAGHDYRVPEGV, from the coding sequence TTGACCCCCCGCATCTTTATCGACGGCGAGGCCGGAACCACCGGCCTGCAAATTCGCGCCCGCCTGCAAGGCCGCACCGATCTGGAGGTGCTGAGCATCGCCCCCGCCCGCCGCAAGGACGTGGAAGCTCGCCGGGAGTTGCTCAATGCCGCCGACGTGGCGGTGCTGTGCCTCCACGATGATGTGGCGCGCGAGGCCGTGGCCCTGATCGAGAACCCAGCCACAAAGGTGCTGGACGCCAGCAGCGCCCACCGCACCGCGTCCGGGTGGGCTTACGGCTTTCCCGAGCTGATGCCGGAAAGCCGCGCCGAGATTCGCTCTGCCCGTTACGTCAGCAATCCGGGATGCTACGCCACGGGCGCGATTGCCCTCCTGCGTCCCCTGACCGACGCGGGCCTGTTGCCGCACGACACGCATGTCAGCGTGCAGGGCTTCTCCGGCTACTCGGGCGGAGGGCGCACGCTGGTGGATGCCAACGAGGGCAGAGGAGGAGGAGAGGCGCACCCGATGGCAGGCCCATTCAAAAGCTACGCGCTGACCCTCACGCACAAGCACCAGCCCGAGATGGCCCGGCACGGCGGCCTGACCCACACCCCCCTCTTCACGCCGCATGTCGGCGGGTGGCGTCAGGGGATGCTGGTGCAGATTCCGCTGCACCTCGGGCCGTTGGGAGTGAAGGCCGAGGGGCTGCACGCGGCTCTGGTCAGGCACTACGCCGGGGAACGCTTCATCCGCGTCATGCCCTTTGAGAGCGGCAAACCCGCAGACCCCATCCTCGATCCGCAAGCGCTGAACGGCACGAACGGGCTGGAACTGTTCGTTTATGCCAGCCCGGGCGGAGAACACGCGCTGCTCGTCTCGCGCCTCGATAACCTCGGCAAGGGGGCCAGCGGCGCGGCGGTGCAGAACCTGGACGTGATGCTGGGGCTGGAAGCGGCGGGGCACGATTACCGGGTGCCGGAAGGCGTGTAG
- a CDS encoding DUF6882 domain-containing protein, with translation MTPPEEGQASTDARRLGGRVHIVGRAMYGLRLKAEAHGGIWEPGGADWQADLQAGTLTLTTERLQAKCSVQEVGAYGTVAGTWLCGWDHPPLSPALRQDAERVLAFAHGHGPAALTEGTLTRGQADAWHFAAPAFMTFGDVRLGAGP, from the coding sequence GTGACGCCTCCCGAAGAAGGGCAGGCCTCCACCGACGCGCGGCGCCTTGGAGGCCGTGTCCACATCGTCGGGCGCGCCATGTACGGACTGCGCCTCAAGGCAGAGGCGCACGGCGGCATCTGGGAGCCGGGCGGGGCGGACTGGCAGGCAGACCTTCAGGCCGGCACCCTGACCTTGACCACCGAACGTCTGCAGGCCAAATGCTCGGTGCAGGAGGTGGGGGCGTACGGCACGGTGGCGGGCACCTGGCTGTGCGGCTGGGACCACCCGCCGTTGTCCCCTGCCCTACGGCAGGATGCGGAGCGGGTCCTCGCTTTTGCCCACGGGCATGGCCCGGCCGCGTTGACCGAGGGTACCCTGACCCGCGGTCAGGCGGACGCCTGGCACTTCGCGGCGCCCGCCTTTATGACGTTCGGCGATGTGCGGCTGGGGGCCGGGCCATGA
- a CDS encoding HNH endonuclease, producing the protein MARRPSQSTWPDPQPEAEPLTCALCGRETPALTQHHLMPVLQGRRKGMKVQDLPTVGLCSACHGYVHSTFSGADLSGPYSTLEALNEHEGVTRFVKWVRKQPVTKGVKIK; encoded by the coding sequence ATGGCCCGCCGCCCTTCCCAGTCCACCTGGCCTGACCCCCAGCCCGAAGCCGAACCGTTGACCTGCGCCCTGTGCGGGCGCGAAACACCGGCCTTGACGCAACATCACCTGATGCCGGTGCTTCAGGGCCGCCGCAAGGGCATGAAGGTGCAGGACCTGCCCACCGTCGGGCTGTGTTCGGCCTGTCACGGCTACGTTCACAGCACGTTTTCCGGCGCGGACCTGTCTGGGCCCTACAGCACCCTCGAGGCCCTGAATGAACACGAGGGCGTCACGCGCTTCGTGAAGTGGGTTCGCAAGCAGCCGGTGACCAAGGGGGTCAAGATCAAGTGA
- a CDS encoding segregation and condensation protein A, with product MTAAVPPPAAGATSFTVRLPGFGGTLAELASALRAGRLLPEDVPLLALTRDVLAWATAQSGSLEAHPEALPALANVIALKARLLLPQPEPDPPPGEDWDAELLDEVVEGVEALAELDALVNFLSARRREREGLIPARPFPVALPRRARENNPQGSLAKLVRAAQNAVRQVEVPLLARDRLTLADALTALRAFGKRLRTFTFAGIPTQDWGEQTTYFAALLEGVKEGTFSAEQSGVYGEIQVVSLTAED from the coding sequence ATGACCGCGGCGGTTCCTCCGCCTGCCGCCGGAGCGACCAGCTTTACCGTCCGGCTTCCCGGATTCGGGGGGACACTCGCGGAACTCGCCTCGGCGCTGCGGGCAGGGCGACTCCTGCCGGAAGACGTGCCCCTGCTGGCCCTGACGCGGGACGTGCTGGCATGGGCCACCGCGCAGAGCGGGAGCCTGGAAGCCCACCCCGAAGCCCTGCCCGCCCTGGCAAACGTGATCGCCCTGAAAGCCCGGCTGCTGCTGCCCCAACCCGAGCCGGATCCGCCTCCCGGTGAGGACTGGGACGCCGAGCTTCTGGATGAGGTGGTGGAAGGTGTGGAAGCGCTGGCCGAACTCGACGCGCTGGTGAATTTCCTGTCGGCCCGCCGCCGGGAGCGCGAGGGCCTGATTCCCGCGCGGCCCTTTCCGGTGGCGCTGCCACGCCGGGCGCGCGAGAACAACCCGCAGGGCAGCCTCGCCAAACTGGTTCGGGCCGCGCAGAACGCCGTGCGGCAAGTGGAGGTGCCCCTGCTGGCGCGGGACCGCCTGACGCTGGCCGACGCCCTGACCGCCCTGCGCGCGTTTGGCAAGCGGCTGCGGACCTTTACCTTTGCCGGGATTCCCACGCAGGACTGGGGCGAGCAGACCACGTATTTCGCTGCCCTGCTTGAAGGCGTGAAGGAGGGCACCTTCAGCGCCGAACAGAGCGGCGTGTACGGCGAGATTCAGGTGGTGTCGCTGACCGCAGAGGACTGA
- the argF gene encoding ornithine carbamoyltransferase, which translates to MAGRDFLSNLDMTAEELRAVMDTAHSMRRGEWRGVKPLAGLSLALIFEKASLRTRTTFDVGMYQLGGHAITLSNQEIGLGTRERVSDVARNLERWVDGVMGRVYLQQTLHELADHASIPVINGLSDMLHPAQLLADYQTIEQEFGPDLRGRRVVYIGDGNNLANSHIHLGILTGSDVTIVTPVGYEPNAGVLMDAVKAGVQINLTHDLAAVEGADVLYTDVWISMGQEAEADIRRRAFRGYQVTPQMLERTAPDGIFLHCLPAHYGEETVPEATEHPKSRVFDQAENRLHAQKALLYHVMGEMRPRW; encoded by the coding sequence ATGGCCGGGCGAGACTTCCTGAGCAACCTCGACATGACGGCCGAAGAGCTGCGCGCCGTGATGGACACGGCCCACTCTATGCGCCGGGGCGAGTGGAGGGGGGTAAAGCCCCTGGCCGGCCTCAGCCTCGCGCTGATTTTCGAGAAGGCGTCCTTACGCACCCGCACCACCTTCGACGTGGGCATGTACCAGCTCGGTGGGCACGCCATCACCCTCAGCAACCAGGAAATCGGCCTGGGCACCCGCGAGCGGGTCAGCGACGTGGCCCGCAACCTGGAACGCTGGGTGGACGGCGTGATGGGCCGCGTGTACCTCCAGCAGACGCTGCACGAACTGGCCGACCACGCCTCTATTCCCGTCATCAATGGCCTGAGCGACATGCTGCACCCCGCACAGCTGCTCGCGGACTACCAGACCATCGAGCAGGAGTTCGGGCCGGACCTGCGCGGGCGGCGCGTGGTGTACATCGGGGACGGCAACAACCTCGCCAACAGCCACATTCACCTTGGGATTCTGACGGGCAGCGACGTCACCATCGTGACCCCCGTGGGTTACGAACCTAACGCGGGCGTGCTGATGGACGCGGTGAAGGCGGGCGTACAGATCAACCTGACGCACGACCTCGCGGCGGTGGAGGGCGCGGACGTGCTGTACACCGACGTGTGGATCAGCATGGGCCAGGAGGCCGAGGCCGACATCCGCCGCCGGGCCTTCCGGGGCTATCAGGTCACGCCGCAGATGTTGGAGCGCACCGCTCCGGACGGCATCTTCCTCCATTGCCTGCCCGCGCACTACGGCGAGGAAACGGTGCCGGAAGCCACCGAGCACCCCAAGAGCCGCGTGTTCGATCAGGCTGAAAACCGCCTGCACGCGCAAAAGGCGCTGCTGTATCACGTGATGGGCGAGATGCGGCCCCGGTGGTAA
- a CDS encoding MFS transporter produces MRGGLSAIFGDVADTTPEEERGEVFGQIGATVGAGFIIGPAIGGLASHLSLNAAMFLAAGVSLLNLLWGAFVLPESLSPEKRSKHFDAAHLNPLRQRSRALAYPAVRRLVSVSVLFILPFSSMQVALSLLGRGTLGWGPAQVSTAFIRVGCCDIVAQGLLLPHLRKRLGERGVALLGLSLGVMGMVCVWRCCPRSPSRACCTSA; encoded by the coding sequence GTGCGGGGGGGCCTGAGCGCCATCTTCGGCGACGTGGCGGACACGACCCCGGAGGAAGAACGCGGCGAGGTGTTCGGGCAGATCGGCGCGACGGTGGGGGCAGGTTTTATCATCGGCCCGGCCATCGGCGGCCTCGCCTCTCACCTCAGCCTGAACGCCGCGATGTTTCTGGCGGCGGGCGTGTCGCTGCTCAATCTGCTGTGGGGCGCGTTTGTGCTGCCCGAGAGCCTCTCGCCCGAAAAGCGCAGCAAGCACTTCGACGCCGCGCACCTGAACCCACTGCGCCAACGCTCGCGGGCGCTGGCCTACCCGGCCGTGCGGCGGCTGGTGTCGGTCAGCGTGCTGTTTATCCTGCCCTTTTCCAGTATGCAGGTGGCGCTGTCGCTGCTGGGACGCGGCACCCTGGGCTGGGGGCCGGCCCAGGTCAGCACCGCCTTTATCCGGGTGGGGTGCTGCGACATTGTGGCCCAGGGCCTGCTGCTGCCGCACTTGCGAAAGCGGCTGGGTGAGCGCGGCGTGGCGCTGCTGGGCCTCTCGCTGGGCGTAATGGGCATGGTGTGTGTATGGCGCTGCTGCCCGCGCTCCCCTTCCCGGGCCTGCTGTACTTCAGCGTGA
- a CDS encoding AraC family transcriptional regulator: protein MTDAGGAAACDPAWVTYREFTPDSRLQGLVRLYWEVEENHGPGEEEHRFMPERSVRLTFYAGESWHGSPVTGELGPMPAASLFGMTLAPLRVVSRGHTCALGVELYPWGARQLFGWDIGTASLDLLPEYGGVSREVCGLLDVQDWAGARARLEVWLLALHGERAREAGVGVQAATQLYRSLGTLRIGGLAAELELSPRQLERAFREEVGVTAKTLARLIRFEEVHNRLWLRPTTPLAPLAYALGFSDQAHLTREFRALSHMTPRAFTHFVRQHLYGERAEIESRLQHSALDHWGPDHWGPDHSGLDHSGLTGHGLANPRAGDPQVGPAQGFRSAASPPML, encoded by the coding sequence TTGACCGATGCTGGAGGCGCGGCCGCGTGCGATCCTGCCTGGGTGACGTACCGCGAGTTCACCCCCGATTCCCGTTTGCAGGGCCTGGTGCGCCTGTACTGGGAGGTGGAGGAAAATCACGGTCCGGGCGAGGAGGAACACCGCTTTATGCCCGAGCGTTCGGTCCGGCTGACCTTCTACGCGGGCGAGTCGTGGCACGGCTCCCCGGTCACGGGTGAACTCGGGCCGATGCCCGCCGCCTCGCTGTTCGGCATGACCCTGGCGCCCCTGCGGGTGGTCTCGCGGGGCCACACCTGCGCGCTGGGCGTGGAGCTGTACCCGTGGGGCGCGCGGCAACTGTTTGGATGGGACATCGGCACCGCCTCGCTGGACCTGCTGCCGGAATACGGGGGGGTGAGCCGAGAGGTCTGCGGGCTCCTCGACGTGCAGGACTGGGCGGGGGCGCGGGCGCGGCTGGAAGTCTGGCTGCTGGCCCTGCACGGGGAGCGCGCGCGCGAGGCGGGCGTGGGCGTGCAGGCGGCCACGCAGCTTTACCGCTCGCTGGGTACCCTCCGCATCGGTGGGCTGGCCGCTGAACTGGAGCTCAGCCCCCGGCAACTGGAGCGGGCCTTCCGCGAAGAGGTGGGCGTGACCGCCAAGACCCTCGCCCGCCTGATCCGCTTCGAGGAGGTTCACAACCGGCTGTGGCTGCGGCCCACCACACCTCTGGCCCCCCTCGCCTATGCGCTCGGCTTCTCGGATCAGGCCCACCTCACGCGTGAGTTCCGGGCGCTGTCGCACATGACGCCGCGGGCCTTTACCCACTTCGTTCGGCAGCACCTGTACGGCGAGCGGGCCGAGATCGAGTCGCGGCTGCAGCACTCGGCACTGGATCACTGGGGCCCGGATCACTGGGGCCCGGATCACTCGGGCCTGGACCACTCGGGCCTGACGGGCCACGGCCTGGCAAATCCACGTGCGGGTGACCCACAGGTGGGGCCGGCGCAAGGGTTCAGATCGGCGGCGTCACCTCCCATGTTGTGA
- a CDS encoding MBL fold metallo-hydrolase has translation MLNAQVLGRPTEDNALFVTADSGQGRTRLLLDCGMNTVSTLPLAEVQQIDHLLFSHLHIDHVAGFDAFFRANFDRYSGPPGRENHIWGPPGTAQILGHRFQGYWWNHAPELRGTWRAHDVDAHEIRTFRFEAQEAFATMHAEGVRLHDSPLIGTPEVTVEALPLSHQGLCLGYVVREPERVSVDAQALKALGLKGGPWLAALKAGAGGPLDVHGEEHGADELRARLLQRQPGESLAYLTDFLLNRAEQERIAPLLSGVQTLYMEAQYAPEDADLAARHHHTTVVQGAALARAAGVTDLCLLHLSRRYRREEWAEMLTAARAIFPAVRFPEGWLEG, from the coding sequence ATGCTCAACGCTCAGGTTCTGGGCCGCCCGACCGAGGACAACGCCCTCTTCGTCACCGCGGACAGCGGGCAGGGGCGGACGCGGCTGCTGCTGGACTGCGGGATGAACACCGTGTCGACGCTGCCGCTTGCGGAGGTGCAGCAGATAGACCACCTGCTGTTCTCGCACCTGCATATCGATCACGTGGCGGGCTTCGACGCCTTCTTTCGGGCGAACTTTGACCGTTATTCGGGGCCGCCCGGACGTGAGAACCACATCTGGGGACCACCCGGCACCGCGCAGATACTGGGTCACCGCTTCCAGGGCTACTGGTGGAACCACGCGCCCGAGCTGCGCGGGACGTGGCGCGCGCATGACGTGGACGCCCACGAAATTCGTACCTTCCGCTTCGAGGCGCAAGAGGCGTTCGCAACGATGCACGCCGAAGGCGTTCGCCTCCATGACAGCCCGCTGATCGGCACCCCCGAGGTGACCGTGGAGGCGCTGCCCCTCTCGCATCAGGGGCTGTGCCTGGGGTACGTCGTGCGGGAACCGGAGCGGGTCAGCGTGGACGCGCAAGCGTTGAAGGCGCTGGGGTTGAAGGGTGGCCCGTGGCTGGCCGCCTTGAAAGCGGGAGCGGGGGGGCCGCTCGACGTTCACGGCGAGGAACACGGTGCGGACGAGTTGCGCGCCCGGCTCCTCCAGCGCCAACCCGGCGAGAGCCTGGCCTACCTGACCGACTTTCTGCTGAACCGGGCCGAGCAGGAGCGGATCGCCCCCCTCCTTTCAGGCGTGCAGACGCTGTATATGGAGGCGCAGTACGCCCCGGAGGACGCGGACCTCGCGGCCCGGCACCACCACACCACAGTGGTTCAGGGCGCGGCGCTGGCGCGGGCAGCGGGCGTGACGGACCTGTGCCTGCTGCACCTCTCGCGCCGTTATCGCCGGGAGGAGTGGGCGGAGATGCTGACGGCGGCGCGGGCAATCTTTCCCGCTGTCCGTTTTCCAGAGGGGTGGCTGGAGGGCTGA
- the trpS gene encoding tryptophan--tRNA ligase: MPRVFSGIQPTGDPHIGNYFGAMRNYVRLGEEYGKNAIYCVVDLHAPTNPGAYDPARLAERTFEMALANMASGLDPEKVIFFAQSHVPEHTELGWLFTVITPVGELERMTQYKDKAGKLESIPAGLLMYPVLQAADILLYKADTVPVGEDQVQHIELTREIARKFNASFGETFPEPKAVLAKDALRIPGVDGDGKMSKSKGDASTLGILEPMDSIWQKLRVAPTDPARVRRTDPGDPDKCLIGDYHKLFSDLPTIELVYQGCRTAGIGCVDCKKMLMQGVRRELEPLQSRAADLRADPDRVRDALATGARLAREIARPVMEEVREKVGFLKL, encoded by the coding sequence ATGCCTCGCGTGTTTTCAGGAATCCAGCCGACGGGCGATCCGCACATCGGGAACTACTTCGGGGCCATGCGCAACTACGTGAGGCTGGGCGAGGAGTACGGCAAGAACGCCATCTACTGCGTCGTCGACCTCCATGCGCCCACCAATCCGGGGGCCTACGATCCGGCACGGCTGGCGGAGCGCACCTTCGAGATGGCGCTGGCGAACATGGCCTCGGGGCTGGACCCGGAGAAGGTGATTTTCTTCGCCCAGTCGCACGTTCCCGAGCACACCGAGTTGGGCTGGCTCTTTACCGTCATCACGCCGGTGGGCGAGCTGGAGCGCATGACCCAGTACAAGGACAAGGCGGGCAAGCTGGAAAGCATTCCGGCGGGCCTGCTGATGTATCCGGTCCTTCAGGCCGCCGACATCCTGCTGTACAAGGCCGACACCGTGCCCGTGGGCGAGGACCAGGTGCAGCACATCGAGCTGACCCGCGAGATCGCCCGCAAGTTCAACGCGTCTTTCGGCGAAACCTTCCCCGAGCCCAAGGCCGTGCTGGCCAAAGACGCCCTGCGGATTCCCGGCGTGGACGGCGACGGCAAGATGAGCAAGAGCAAGGGCGACGCGAGCACCCTGGGCATTCTGGAGCCGATGGATTCCATCTGGCAGAAGCTGAGGGTGGCCCCCACCGACCCGGCCCGCGTGCGCCGCACCGATCCGGGAGATCCCGACAAGTGCTTGATCGGCGACTACCACAAGCTCTTTTCGGACCTGCCGACCATCGAACTGGTGTACCAGGGCTGCCGCACCGCCGGGATCGGCTGCGTGGACTGCAAGAAGATGCTGATGCAAGGCGTACGGCGCGAACTGGAGCCACTGCAGTCCCGCGCCGCCGACCTGCGGGCCGATCCGGACCGCGTGCGCGACGCCCTCGCCACAGGGGCCCGGCTGGCCCGCGAGATCGCCCGGCCCGTCATGGAAGAGGTGCGCGAGAAGGTGGGGTTCCTAAAGCTCTGA